From one Flavobacterium sp. N502536 genomic stretch:
- a CDS encoding S26 family signal peptidase: MRRNAGDFLEIREGDVYINGKIEKLPQSAKVQYNFLIDTKGQPINQDVLVNHYGAREGMKYGNGNFALTDTGQYFLTLTNEEAALIARNPVVKGVKKHLMAKGEGEGVFPQDLSLGWNIDNFGPIYIPKKGKTIELNSKTLPFYKRVIEEYEHNSLKVIGNQILINRKISTTYTFRQDYYWMMGDNRQNSLDARFWGFVPFDHVVGKPVFIWFSWDKDGKGFNKVRWNRVFSFVNEKGESKSYLLHFLALVAIYMIVSNVLKKRKKV; the protein is encoded by the coding sequence ATGCGTCGGAATGCCGGGGACTTTCTGGAAATTCGCGAAGGGGATGTTTATATCAATGGTAAAATAGAAAAACTGCCGCAAAGTGCTAAAGTTCAGTATAACTTTTTAATTGATACCAAAGGACAACCAATTAACCAAGATGTCCTTGTAAATCATTATGGAGCCAGAGAAGGCATGAAGTATGGAAATGGGAATTTTGCCTTAACCGATACTGGACAATATTTCCTGACATTGACAAATGAAGAAGCTGCATTAATAGCCCGTAATCCGGTTGTAAAAGGAGTTAAGAAACATTTAATGGCAAAAGGAGAAGGGGAAGGCGTGTTTCCTCAGGATCTTTCTTTGGGTTGGAACATAGACAATTTTGGACCTATTTACATTCCCAAAAAAGGAAAAACTATAGAATTGAATAGTAAAACACTTCCATTTTATAAACGAGTTATTGAAGAATACGAACACAACAGTTTAAAAGTTATTGGTAATCAGATTCTAATCAATAGAAAAATAAGTACAACCTATACTTTTAGACAAGATTATTATTGGATGATGGGAGATAATCGTCAAAACTCTTTAGACGCAAGATTTTGGGGATTTGTTCCTTTTGATCATGTAGTTGGTAAACCCGTATTTATCTGGTTCAGTTGGGATAAAGACGGAAAAGGATTCAACAAGGTAAGATGGAATCGTGTTTTTTCTTTTGTAAATGAAAAAGGAGAATCTAAGTCTTATTTACTGCATTTTTTAGCGTTAGTTGCAATTTATATGATCGTAAGCAATGTATTAAAGAAACGAAAAAAAGTGTAG
- a CDS encoding DUF4465 domain-containing protein, whose protein sequence is MKKVLYFLTVGLMLGLSSCSNEENLSNNENGNAAVKSSGSTSKSAVTDPSIGTTSTLNLTSSLLTSGTSTTGGKYWQNTYVANTNLTVDIFKFSHSGTSSGYNYWDGFIVSNVNDITNYGSGAGSGGSNGWVANQWGTMAGSGFGTSSTIAAGTPGTTGDPYIVAYWSSYTDPKNPQGTTFTEAGFSNWIKIGNTGLYQIKGLKINNHPWPYYGCLYGDGFAQAFSSGDHFELLIYGVDASGTISAPITQSLADYTGGSLVMPTGWINVNTTALQGLGDVKYLVFQMASTDSHPVYGMNTAAYFCLDKLSVKRIQ, encoded by the coding sequence ATGAAAAAAGTACTTTATTTTTTGACAGTAGGTTTGATGCTGGGACTTTCGTCTTGTAGCAATGAAGAAAACCTTTCAAACAACGAAAACGGCAACGCAGCAGTAAAAAGCTCAGGCTCAACTTCTAAAAGTGCAGTGACCGATCCTTCGATAGGAACAACTTCTACGCTTAACCTGACCAGTTCTTTGTTGACTAGCGGAACATCAACAACAGGAGGGAAGTATTGGCAAAATACCTATGTGGCAAATACCAATTTAACAGTTGACATATTTAAATTTTCACATAGCGGAACATCATCAGGTTACAACTACTGGGACGGTTTTATTGTATCAAATGTAAATGATATTACAAATTATGGTTCAGGAGCAGGTTCTGGCGGATCTAACGGATGGGTTGCCAATCAGTGGGGAACTATGGCAGGAAGTGGTTTTGGTACTTCATCGACCATTGCTGCTGGAACTCCGGGAACAACAGGAGATCCCTATATTGTAGCGTATTGGTCAAGCTACACCGACCCAAAAAATCCACAGGGAACTACTTTTACAGAAGCAGGTTTCTCTAACTGGATTAAAATTGGAAACACAGGATTGTATCAGATAAAAGGACTTAAAATCAACAATCATCCGTGGCCATATTACGGCTGTTTATACGGAGACGGTTTTGCTCAGGCATTTTCTTCAGGAGATCATTTCGAATTGTTGATCTACGGTGTAGATGCCAGCGGAACAATTAGCGCTCCAATCACACAATCATTGGCAGATTACACAGGAGGTTCTTTGGTAATGCCAACAGGATGGATCAATGTAAACACTACAGCACTTCAAGGTTTAGGAGATGTAAAATACCTTGTTTTCCAAATGGCTTCAACAGATTCACACCCGGTTTACGGAATGAATACTGCGGCTTATTTCTGTTTGGATAAACTGTCTGTAAAAAGAATTCAATAA
- the lepB gene encoding signal peptidase I has protein sequence MNVLEWLFFILIMQIIHGVSTWRFYVKAGRRAVESFIPIYNLVILLKIIHRPVWWILMLFVPIINLLMIPVVWIETIRSFRKDTTRDVVLVVLTLGFYITFLNYFSKDLTYVENRDLGPKTKAEDTVRSLLFAVIIATLVHTYLIQPFTIPSSSLEKTLYIGDFLFVSKLNYGARTPMTSVALPMVHDSIPFLGTKSYLFSDDFTKKGTSILNKFQLPYFRFPALEKIKRNEIVVFNQPADTLRDMDNFHPDRNYYKPIDKKTNLIKRCVGMPGTFWKFAKGMFISMVK, from the coding sequence ATGAATGTATTAGAATGGCTCTTTTTTATTTTAATTATGCAAATTATTCATGGTGTGTCTACCTGGAGGTTTTATGTAAAAGCGGGGAGAAGAGCGGTAGAATCCTTTATACCAATTTATAATTTAGTAATTCTATTGAAAATTATACATCGCCCTGTTTGGTGGATTTTGATGCTTTTTGTTCCTATTATCAATCTTTTAATGATTCCCGTAGTTTGGATCGAAACTATTAGAAGTTTTAGGAAAGATACTACGCGAGATGTTGTATTGGTTGTACTAACATTAGGGTTTTATATCACTTTTTTAAATTATTTTTCTAAGGATCTAACCTATGTTGAAAACAGAGATTTGGGGCCAAAAACCAAAGCAGAAGATACTGTACGATCTCTTTTATTTGCTGTTATTATAGCAACATTGGTGCATACTTATCTTATACAGCCATTTACCATTCCATCTTCATCATTGGAGAAAACATTGTACATCGGAGATTTTTTATTTGTTAGTAAGCTTAACTATGGAGCAAGAACGCCAATGACTTCGGTTGCATTGCCCATGGTACATGATTCAATTCCTTTTTTGGGTACAAAATCATATTTATTTAGCGATGATTTTACTAAAAAAGGAACGTCAATACTAAACAAATTTCAATTACCCTATTTTAGATTTCCTGCACTAGAAAAGATCAAACGCAATGAAATTGTAGTTTTTAATCAGCCTGCTGATACGTTGCGTGACATGGATAATTTTCATCCGGATAGAAATTATTACAAACCAATAGATAAAAAAACAAATTTGATAAAACGATGCGTCGGAATGCCGGGGACTTTCTGGAAATTCGCGAAGGGGATGTTTATATCAATGGTAAAATAG
- a CDS encoding cell surface protein — MFYNTSQYFRFLFFCILALCLSNCSEDNAAKEDNNPPPVSSDLALNTQRFAILAINSTINTATEATYSWSVTKATSENYALTNTTEKEVLFAAAESGVYELTVAVNNKGSIQTQKAVITVTKETKEYKTYIAKVFEFRPAPGQFINDLPAANDGDTAERILSRANTYLAKKNGDLVSLGAFGGYIVFGFDHTIVNVKGKRDFRVLGNAFWAEANPNSNSTMRGGSSEAGVIMVAYDKNKNGLPDDEWYEIEGGGHKIPKTIQHYEITYYRPDPNKKPVPGGTTGTVGFVDMEYIYWKDNQGKSGYLIQNNAYNHSLDYWPKWLRDQASITFKGTRLPDNAVDESGTGSYFVQYAFLYGYADNAPNGDDDSAIDINWAIDKNGNKVMLPGIDFVKVYNGLNQQAGWLGETSTEIMGATDLHLSGESIPTR; from the coding sequence ATGTTTTACAACACTTCCCAATATTTCCGGTTCTTATTCTTTTGTATTCTGGCACTCTGCTTAAGCAACTGTTCTGAGGATAATGCTGCCAAAGAGGATAACAATCCGCCACCGGTAAGCTCTGATTTGGCTCTTAACACGCAGCGATTTGCAATCTTGGCTATAAATTCTACTATCAATACAGCTACAGAAGCTACCTACAGTTGGAGTGTTACAAAAGCGACATCAGAAAACTATGCTCTAACTAATACTACAGAAAAAGAAGTGCTGTTTGCAGCAGCAGAAAGCGGGGTTTATGAATTAACAGTAGCGGTAAATAACAAAGGGAGTATACAAACACAAAAAGCAGTTATTACAGTAACAAAAGAAACGAAGGAGTATAAAACCTATATCGCAAAGGTATTTGAGTTTAGACCCGCTCCGGGACAGTTTATAAATGATCTACCGGCTGCCAATGACGGGGATACTGCCGAAAGAATTTTATCAAGAGCCAATACCTATCTGGCTAAGAAAAATGGAGACCTGGTTTCGCTTGGAGCCTTTGGAGGTTATATTGTTTTTGGGTTTGATCATACTATTGTTAACGTCAAAGGCAAACGCGATTTTAGAGTGCTGGGCAATGCATTTTGGGCAGAAGCCAATCCTAATTCGAACAGTACAATGCGAGGCGGAAGCAGTGAGGCAGGGGTTATAATGGTGGCTTACGATAAAAATAAAAACGGACTTCCGGACGATGAATGGTACGAAATAGAAGGAGGCGGGCATAAAATACCTAAAACGATTCAGCATTATGAAATTACGTATTATCGTCCAGATCCAAACAAAAAACCGGTACCGGGAGGAACTACAGGTACGGTAGGTTTTGTTGATATGGAATACATTTATTGGAAAGACAATCAGGGTAAAAGCGGTTATCTGATACAAAATAACGCTTACAATCATTCTTTAGATTACTGGCCAAAATGGCTTAGAGATCAGGCTTCTATTACTTTTAAAGGAACAAGGTTGCCGGATAATGCAGTGGATGAAAGCGGAACCGGAAGTTACTTTGTGCAATATGCCTTTTTATACGGATATGCTGATAATGCTCCAAACGGCGATGACGATTCAGCCATAGACATCAACTGGGCTATAGATAAAAACGGAAACAAAGTAATGCTTCCGGGGATCGATTTTGTTAAAGTATACAACGGTCTTAATCAGCAGGCGGGGTGGCTGGGAGAAACTTCGACTGAAATCATGGGAGCAACCGATTTGCACCTGTCAGGAGAAAGTATTCCAACGCGATAA
- a CDS encoding PQQ-binding-like beta-propeller repeat protein, with amino-acid sequence MKKKLITLLFVSTVVNMFGQLPTLAQPDKTSYATDKVSNKVLKPLTKVPLDKESILIYDYDGSLFSFNLESEKINWTVKATDSNTEMCANAITMQDGVVYIPFINGEIFAINNQTGAIFWKSRLGNTTDQIVIKNQIPTINGGKLYLTTQSPNNSIYALDIKDGSLVWNYKLESTNNDSPVLVFDNKVFTQSATNLYSFEANTGKLLAQKSFEGVMSGKVVTDGEYVFIANEKNELYALSANKLDILWLFKLDENQQNIKERIFCKDNKVYVGAQGPEVSSIYALESKTGTQIWKRDFKDDNVEYMVEESDNIWGYTRKGKLFQIDITNGEIAFETKLTTRPISNFEFGGDDYFFYYSDAALIQFEFKSKDENEVYLRTTIKDDAYSAYIKIIR; translated from the coding sequence ATGAAAAAAAAGCTCATCACTCTTTTGTTTGTAAGTACTGTTGTAAATATGTTTGGACAGCTACCAACCTTAGCACAACCTGATAAAACTTCTTATGCTACTGATAAGGTTTCTAATAAAGTCTTAAAACCGCTAACAAAAGTTCCATTAGACAAAGAGTCAATTCTAATCTATGATTACGACGGTTCACTTTTTTCTTTTAATCTGGAATCTGAAAAAATCAATTGGACGGTAAAAGCTACTGATTCGAATACGGAAATGTGTGCAAACGCCATCACTATGCAAGATGGAGTGGTGTACATTCCGTTTATTAACGGTGAAATTTTTGCCATAAACAACCAAACCGGTGCCATTTTTTGGAAGTCAAGATTAGGTAATACTACAGATCAGATTGTAATAAAGAACCAAATTCCAACTATAAATGGAGGAAAACTGTATCTAACTACACAAAGTCCCAATAATAGTATTTATGCCCTTGATATAAAAGATGGTAGTTTAGTATGGAACTACAAGCTGGAGTCCACAAATAATGATAGTCCGGTTCTTGTTTTCGACAATAAAGTTTTTACTCAAAGTGCAACTAATTTATATAGTTTTGAAGCCAATACAGGGAAACTTCTTGCTCAAAAAAGCTTTGAGGGCGTTATGTCCGGAAAAGTGGTGACGGATGGTGAATATGTGTTTATAGCAAATGAAAAAAACGAGCTTTATGCTTTAAGTGCCAATAAACTTGATATACTTTGGCTGTTTAAATTAGATGAAAATCAACAGAATATCAAGGAGCGCATATTTTGCAAAGACAACAAAGTTTATGTAGGTGCACAAGGACCGGAAGTTTCTTCGATATATGCTCTGGAATCAAAAACGGGAACTCAGATTTGGAAAAGGGATTTTAAAGACGACAATGTCGAGTATATGGTTGAAGAAAGTGATAATATTTGGGGATATACCCGTAAAGGAAAGCTTTTTCAAATAGACATCACAAATGGGGAAATAGCATTTGAAACAAAATTGACGACCAGACCCATTTCAAATTTTGAATTTGGAGGCGATGATTACTTCTTTTATTATTCGGATGCTGCTTTGATTCAGTTTGAGTTTAAAAGTAAAGACGAAAACGAAGTTTATCTGCGAACCACCATTAAAGACGACGCTTATAGTGCTTATATAAAGATAATTAGATAG